The following are from one region of the Moritella sp. 24 genome:
- the ebgA gene encoding beta-galactosidase subunit alpha, with protein sequence MNNWENFFRLNKNRMAPRAYFFSYDSIQTARTFQRELSSHYQLLSGQWNFNFFTNPLLVPEEFYSQFMNDWGNITVPNMWQMEGHGDLQYTDEGFPFPIDVPFVPSDNPTGAYQRTFTLGDTWNNKQTIIKFDGVETYFELYVNGHYVGFSKGSRLTAEFDISEFAQQGENLLSVRVMQWADSTYIEDQDMWWTGGIFRDVYLVGKEQVHVQDLTVRTDFDETYQSATLSCKAVLENLSANPVNNYSLEYTLFDGARALAQGNVESLAFSSTQDVNVAIDVVNPTHWTAENPYLYQLVLTLKDEHGKVLEIIPQRVGFRDIKVRDGLFYINNKYVMLHGVNRHDNDHLKGRAVGMDRVEKDIILMKQHNINSVRTAHYPNDPRFYELCDVYGLFVMGETDVETHGFANVDDLSRITNDPAWEHVFVERIERHIHAQKNHASIIMWSLGNESGYGCNIKSMYAAAKAIDDTRLVHYEEDRDAEVVDIISTMYSRAQLMNAFGEHPHNKPRIICEYAHAMGNGPGGLTEYQNVFYKHDAIQGHFVWEWCDHGILAKDENGTEFLKYGGDYGDYPNNYNFCMDGLVYSDQTPGPGLKEYKQVIAPVKIRAKDAAKGVFTVDNKLWFSNLDDYTITAEIRAEGETLQSTTLKVEGLAENSSRDIEITLPELDGREVFINFTVRKDSRTRYSEANHDIAIYQVQLKENTQQLPTFTNSNAIALDVVESRLDYVVKGLNFAVNFSKVNGKLTSWLVNGEELIASSPKLNFFKPMVDNHKQEHDGLWEPAHLQIMQEHFRSINLEEVNGKAVITVTSIIAPPVFDFGMRCTYVYEVNKEGQVNIQLAGERYGEYPHVIPVLGLDLGINNDFDQVQYYGRGPEENYQDSQQANMVDVYKTTVANMFENYPFPQNNGNRQHVRWASLANRQGTGLFVKPEQEINFSAWFYTNQNIHEAQHTIELEKSGYITVNLDHKLMGLGSNSWGSEVLDSYRVYMDKFNYALTLVPFHQGGCTPSTLASHSFTSANQTEGGDK encoded by the coding sequence GTGAATAATTGGGAAAACTTCTTCCGCCTTAATAAAAATAGAATGGCACCACGTGCTTACTTTTTCTCATACGACTCAATTCAGACAGCAAGAACATTTCAACGTGAATTAAGCAGCCACTATCAGCTATTAAGTGGACAATGGAATTTCAATTTTTTCACGAACCCGTTACTTGTACCTGAAGAATTCTACTCTCAATTTATGAATGATTGGGGAAATATTACAGTACCAAACATGTGGCAAATGGAAGGCCACGGCGATCTTCAATATACAGATGAAGGTTTCCCTTTCCCAATTGATGTACCTTTTGTACCAAGCGATAATCCAACAGGCGCGTACCAACGTACATTTACGCTTGGCGACACATGGAATAACAAACAAACCATTATCAAATTTGATGGTGTTGAAACCTATTTTGAACTGTACGTTAACGGTCACTATGTTGGCTTTAGTAAAGGCAGCCGCTTAACTGCTGAGTTTGATATCTCAGAATTTGCACAACAAGGTGAAAACCTGCTTTCTGTTCGTGTAATGCAATGGGCTGACTCAACGTACATTGAAGACCAAGACATGTGGTGGACAGGCGGTATCTTCCGTGATGTTTACTTAGTGGGTAAAGAACAAGTACACGTTCAAGATTTAACAGTACGTACCGACTTCGATGAAACTTATCAAAGTGCGACACTTTCTTGCAAAGCGGTACTTGAAAACTTAAGCGCAAACCCAGTGAACAATTATTCACTTGAATATACTTTATTTGATGGTGCAAGAGCACTGGCACAAGGCAATGTAGAATCATTGGCTTTTTCATCGACTCAAGATGTAAACGTTGCCATTGATGTTGTGAACCCGACACACTGGACAGCTGAAAACCCATACCTTTATCAATTAGTGCTAACACTAAAAGACGAACACGGTAAGGTTCTTGAAATCATTCCACAACGTGTTGGTTTCCGTGACATTAAAGTGCGTGATGGTCTGTTCTATATCAACAACAAATACGTGATGCTGCACGGTGTTAACCGTCACGACAATGATCATCTAAAAGGTCGTGCTGTGGGTATGGATCGTGTTGAGAAAGACATCATCTTGATGAAGCAACACAACATCAACTCAGTACGTACGGCTCACTACCCAAATGACCCGCGCTTTTATGAACTGTGTGATGTATACGGTTTATTTGTAATGGGCGAAACCGATGTTGAAACACATGGCTTTGCTAATGTTGACGACTTAAGCCGCATTACCAATGATCCAGCATGGGAACACGTATTCGTTGAACGTATCGAACGCCACATCCATGCACAGAAAAATCATGCATCAATCATCATGTGGTCACTGGGTAATGAATCCGGTTATGGCTGTAACATCAAATCAATGTACGCGGCTGCAAAAGCCATTGATGACACGCGCTTAGTGCATTATGAAGAAGACCGTGATGCTGAAGTGGTTGATATCATCAGTACTATGTATTCTCGCGCACAATTAATGAATGCATTTGGCGAGCATCCTCATAACAAACCACGCATCATTTGTGAGTACGCTCATGCGATGGGTAACGGCCCTGGTGGCTTAACGGAATACCAAAACGTATTCTACAAACACGATGCAATTCAAGGTCACTTTGTTTGGGAATGGTGTGACCACGGTATTCTTGCTAAAGATGAAAACGGCACTGAATTTTTAAAATACGGTGGTGATTACGGCGATTATCCAAATAACTATAACTTCTGCATGGATGGTTTGGTTTACTCCGATCAAACACCGGGCCCGGGACTAAAAGAATACAAGCAAGTAATTGCACCCGTTAAGATCCGTGCGAAAGATGCTGCCAAGGGTGTTTTCACTGTTGATAACAAACTGTGGTTCTCAAACCTTGATGACTACACCATCACAGCTGAAATCCGCGCTGAAGGTGAAACGCTACAAAGCACGACACTGAAAGTTGAAGGCTTAGCAGAAAACAGCAGCCGTGATATTGAAATTACCTTACCTGAATTAGATGGTCGCGAAGTCTTCATTAACTTCACTGTACGTAAAGATTCTCGCACACGTTACAGCGAAGCAAACCACGACATCGCCATTTATCAAGTGCAATTAAAAGAGAACACCCAACAATTACCGACATTCACGAATAGCAATGCAATTGCATTAGACGTTGTTGAATCTCGCTTAGATTATGTGGTTAAAGGGTTAAACTTTGCGGTTAACTTCTCGAAAGTGAACGGTAAATTAACATCATGGTTAGTTAACGGCGAAGAACTGATTGCCAGTTCACCAAAACTGAACTTCTTCAAACCTATGGTTGATAACCACAAACAAGAACACGATGGCCTGTGGGAACCAGCTCACTTGCAAATTATGCAAGAGCACTTCCGTTCAATCAATCTTGAAGAAGTAAACGGCAAAGCTGTTATTACAGTAACCAGTATTATTGCACCACCGGTATTTGATTTTGGTATGCGCTGTACTTACGTGTACGAAGTGAATAAAGAAGGTCAAGTAAACATCCAACTTGCTGGCGAACGCTACGGTGAATACCCGCATGTTATCCCTGTACTTGGGTTAGATTTAGGCATCAATAATGACTTTGACCAAGTGCAATACTACGGTCGCGGTCCTGAAGAAAACTACCAAGACAGCCAACAAGCAAACATGGTTGATGTGTACAAAACGACAGTGGCGAATATGTTTGAGAACTACCCGTTCCCACAAAACAACGGCAACCGTCAACATGTACGCTGGGCATCATTAGCAAACCGCCAAGGTACTGGTTTGTTTGTGAAACCAGAGCAAGAAATTAACTTTAGCGCTTGGTTCTACACCAACCAAAACATCCATGAAGCACAACATACTATTGAGCTTGAGAAGAGCGGTTACATCACCGTTAACCTTGACCATAAATTAATGGGGCTAGGTTCTAACTCATGGGGTTCGGAAGTATTAGATTCATACCGTGTTTACATGGATAAGTTTAATTATGCACTCACGCTTGTGCCATTCCATCAAGGTGGCTGTACGCCAAGTACATTAGCAAGTCACTCGTTCACTTCTGCAAACCAGACTGAAGGCGGAGATAAGTAA
- the ebgR gene encoding transcriptional regulator EbgR yields MATLKEIAYEAGVSLATVSRVLNEDPTLSVKEDTKRRIFEIAEKLEYKTSATRKLAAVLPSKAKEQLHFLALYNYKQETEINDPYYLAIRHGIETQCDKFDISLTNSYESNLDIKNSKVDGILLIGRQTEEQLKIIKKLTKNIVYIDYTDHEEEFDSVDIDLVRISKEVINFFINQGYGTIGFIGGQDDEATPDIREQAFIEYGQLKGVVSEADLYRGDFSSSSGYKLAKKMLETDHPSAFFIASDSIAIGVLRAIHEQGLSIPKDIALISVNDIPTAKFTFPSLSTVRIHSELMGSQGVNLLIERRRDERVIPIHAYIPSNLRLRDTTKK; encoded by the coding sequence ATGGCAACATTAAAGGAAATAGCCTACGAAGCTGGCGTTTCATTAGCAACTGTATCGCGTGTACTAAATGAAGATCCGACACTCAGTGTCAAAGAAGACACGAAACGACGTATTTTTGAAATCGCTGAAAAGCTAGAATACAAGACCAGCGCGACGCGTAAACTTGCGGCCGTGCTACCAAGTAAAGCAAAAGAACAATTACATTTTCTTGCCCTGTATAACTACAAACAAGAAACTGAAATCAATGACCCGTATTATCTGGCTATTCGTCACGGCATTGAAACACAATGTGATAAGTTTGATATTAGCTTAACCAATAGCTATGAAAGCAACCTTGATATTAAGAACTCAAAAGTAGATGGGATCTTATTAATCGGTCGTCAAACTGAAGAACAGCTAAAAATAATCAAAAAACTGACGAAGAATATTGTTTATATTGATTACACGGATCATGAAGAAGAATTTGACTCTGTGGATATAGACTTGGTTAGAATCAGCAAAGAAGTGATTAACTTCTTTATTAATCAAGGGTATGGGACCATTGGCTTTATTGGTGGTCAAGATGATGAAGCCACTCCCGATATTCGTGAACAAGCATTTATCGAGTATGGTCAATTAAAAGGTGTGGTATCAGAAGCCGATTTATACCGCGGTGATTTTTCCAGTTCTTCAGGTTATAAGCTTGCGAAGAAAATGCTAGAAACAGATCACCCAAGTGCTTTCTTTATTGCATCAGACTCCATTGCGATTGGTGTGTTACGCGCGATCCACGAGCAAGGTCTATCAATACCAAAAGATATCGCATTAATTAGTGTTAATGATATTCCGACGGCTAAGTTTACTTTCCCTTCTCTATCAACAGTACGCATTCATTCTGAACTGATGGGTAGTCAAGGTGTGAACTTGTTAATTGAACGTCGCCGAGATGAACGCGTGATCCCAATTCATGCCTATATACCAAGTAATTTAAGATTACGTGATACCACTAAAAAATAA
- the galE gene encoding UDP-glucose 4-epimerase GalE gives MKVLVTGGMGYIGSHTCVQMIEAGIEPIIIDNLDNSKLAVLDRIEALTKVRPTFYQGDVRDEVFLDRIFNEHAISSVIHFAGLKAVGESVQKPLEYYDNNVNGSLVLARSMRKANVKSIVFSSSATVYGDPEIVPITENSPTGATTNPYGRSKFMVEECFSDLFDAENDWSITLLRYFNPVGAHPSGTMGEDPQGIPNNLMPFIAQVAVGRRESLSVFGDDYPTPDGTGVRDYIHVMDLADGHIAALTAVGKKSGLHIYNLGTGKGSSVLEMVNAFAAASGQPIPYQLCPRRAGDIAECWANTEKAEKELGWKASRNVMEMSADTWRWQSTNPQGY, from the coding sequence GTGAAAGTACTGGTAACAGGTGGAATGGGCTACATTGGCAGCCATACGTGCGTACAGATGATTGAGGCTGGTATTGAGCCAATTATTATCGATAACTTAGATAACAGTAAATTGGCCGTGCTCGATCGTATTGAAGCGTTAACCAAGGTACGTCCGACTTTTTATCAGGGCGATGTACGTGACGAAGTCTTTCTTGACCGTATTTTTAATGAACATGCTATTTCATCGGTTATTCACTTTGCTGGATTAAAAGCAGTCGGTGAGTCAGTACAAAAACCACTGGAATATTATGATAACAATGTGAATGGTTCATTAGTGCTTGCGCGTTCAATGCGAAAAGCCAATGTAAAAAGCATTGTATTTAGTTCGTCAGCGACGGTTTATGGTGATCCAGAGATCGTACCTATTACTGAAAACTCACCAACAGGTGCCACTACCAATCCTTATGGACGCAGTAAGTTCATGGTTGAAGAATGCTTCTCTGATTTGTTCGATGCCGAAAATGATTGGAGCATCACTTTATTACGTTATTTCAACCCTGTTGGCGCGCATCCCTCTGGCACCATGGGAGAAGACCCACAAGGTATCCCAAATAATTTAATGCCATTCATTGCTCAAGTTGCAGTGGGTCGCCGCGAATCTTTATCGGTGTTTGGTGATGATTACCCAACGCCAGATGGCACTGGTGTTCGTGATTATATTCACGTGATGGATTTAGCCGACGGTCACATTGCGGCATTAACTGCTGTTGGTAAAAAGTCAGGTTTACACATTTATAACTTGGGCACAGGTAAAGGGTCGAGTGTATTAGAAATGGTGAATGCCTTTGCTGCAGCTTCTGGCCAGCCGATCCCCTACCAGTTATGCCCACGTCGCGCGGGTGACATTGCGGAGTGCTGGGCAAATACTGAAAAAGCAGAAAAAGAATTAGGTTGGAAAGCCAGCCGCAACGTAATGGAAATGAGTGCTGATACATGGCGCTGGCAGTCAACGAATCCACAAGGATACTAA
- a CDS encoding UDP-glucose--hexose-1-phosphate uridylyltransferase, protein MSTQEYSSELNQEFNPIDHPHRRYNPLTGQWILVSPHRAKRPWSGQDEAPETAVLSTYEKECFLCPTNKRISGDDNPDYDGTYVFSNDFAALMPHSPEAPKSTNPLFKTEGVRGLSRVICFSPDHSKTLPELPTEKIRGVIDTWDEQIEELGKDYLWVQAFENKGSAMGCSQPHPHGQVWANSFLPNEIERKEKLLKAYQQEHGSNLLADYVESELKDGERTVVETEHWLAVVPYWAAWPFETMLLPKTHIRRMSELSEAQRDDLALAIKKLTSRYDNLFKCSFPYSMGWHYAPFFDEGTDIEHWQLHALFYPPLLRSASVRKFMVGYEMLAESQRDLTAEQAAQKLRDVSDVHYKEHL, encoded by the coding sequence ATGTCTACGCAAGAATATAGCTCTGAATTAAATCAAGAATTTAATCCGATTGATCATCCGCATCGTCGTTATAACCCGCTAACAGGTCAGTGGATCCTGGTATCACCACACCGTGCTAAGCGCCCGTGGAGTGGCCAAGACGAAGCACCTGAAACAGCAGTGTTATCGACGTATGAAAAAGAATGTTTTTTATGTCCAACCAATAAACGTATTTCGGGTGATGATAATCCTGACTACGACGGTACTTATGTGTTTAGCAATGACTTTGCTGCGCTGATGCCTCATTCGCCTGAAGCACCTAAATCAACGAACCCGTTATTTAAGACGGAAGGTGTGCGTGGATTAAGCCGTGTTATTTGTTTTTCACCGGATCACAGCAAGACATTACCTGAGCTACCAACGGAAAAGATCCGTGGTGTGATTGATACTTGGGATGAACAAATTGAAGAACTAGGTAAAGATTACTTATGGGTGCAAGCGTTTGAAAACAAAGGCTCTGCGATGGGGTGTTCACAACCGCATCCACACGGACAAGTATGGGCGAATAGCTTTTTGCCTAACGAAATCGAACGTAAAGAAAAGCTATTGAAAGCGTATCAGCAAGAACACGGTTCGAACTTGTTAGCTGATTACGTTGAATCAGAATTAAAAGACGGTGAACGTACAGTCGTTGAAACAGAACATTGGCTTGCTGTTGTGCCGTATTGGGCTGCGTGGCCGTTCGAAACCATGTTACTGCCAAAAACACACATTCGTCGTATGAGTGAGTTAAGTGAAGCGCAGCGTGATGACTTAGCGTTAGCGATTAAAAAGCTCACCAGCCGTTACGATAACTTATTCAAATGTTCATTCCCTTACTCAATGGGTTGGCATTATGCCCCGTTTTTTGATGAAGGGACGGATATTGAACATTGGCAATTACACGCGCTTTTCTATCCGCCATTACTGCGTTCGGCATCGGTGCGTAAATTCATGGTGGGCTATGAAATGTTAGCCGAAAGCCAGCGTGATTTAACTGCTGAACAAGCTGCACAAAAACTGCGTGATGTCAGCGATGTACATTATAAAGAACACTTATAA
- the galK gene encoding galactokinase, whose translation MTNLIQNVTNAFNSVLNYAPTHIVQAPGRVNLIGEHTDYNDGFVLPCAINYQTVVAAATRDDNIVRVVSVDYGNETDEFDITQPIEFQDNKMWANYIRGVVKCLLERGFEFKGADISVSGNVPQGAGLSSSAALEVVIGQTFKELYNLDISQAEVALNGQQAENEFVGCNCGIMDQMVSAQGNENHAMLLDCRSLETTAVSMPENMSVVIINSNKKRGLVDSEYNTRREQCEEAARIFGVKALRDVSIETFNAKEHELDEMVAKRARHVITENDRTEEAATVLASGDMKRMAELMAESHASMRDDFEITVMEVDTLVNIVKDVIGIEGGVRMTGGGFGGCIVALVPPALVDSVRSAVEELYEPATGLKESIYVCQAKNGAGLVSAV comes from the coding sequence ATGACCAATTTAATTCAAAACGTAACGAATGCATTTAACTCAGTATTAAACTACGCACCAACTCATATTGTACAAGCACCTGGTCGTGTAAACTTGATTGGCGAGCACACAGATTATAATGATGGTTTTGTATTACCGTGTGCAATCAATTACCAAACAGTCGTTGCCGCAGCAACGCGTGATGACAATATTGTACGTGTGGTATCTGTTGATTATGGTAATGAAACGGATGAGTTTGATATTACGCAGCCTATTGAGTTTCAAGACAATAAAATGTGGGCGAATTACATTCGTGGCGTAGTAAAATGTTTGCTTGAACGTGGTTTTGAATTTAAAGGTGCTGACATTTCGGTATCAGGTAATGTGCCACAAGGCGCGGGATTAAGCTCATCTGCCGCGTTGGAAGTGGTTATCGGTCAAACATTTAAAGAGCTATACAATTTAGATATTAGCCAAGCCGAAGTGGCGTTAAACGGCCAGCAAGCTGAAAATGAATTTGTCGGTTGTAACTGCGGCATCATGGATCAAATGGTGTCTGCACAAGGCAATGAAAACCATGCCATGTTACTTGATTGCCGCAGCCTTGAAACGACAGCGGTATCAATGCCAGAAAATATGTCTGTGGTCATTATTAACTCGAACAAAAAACGTGGGCTGGTGGATTCTGAATACAATACACGTCGTGAACAATGTGAAGAAGCTGCGCGTATTTTTGGTGTGAAAGCACTACGTGATGTATCTATTGAGACATTCAATGCTAAAGAGCATGAACTGGATGAGATGGTTGCCAAGCGTGCGCGTCATGTGATCACCGAAAATGATCGTACCGAGGAAGCGGCTACAGTATTGGCGTCTGGTGATATGAAACGCATGGCTGAATTGATGGCAGAATCACATGCGTCTATGCGTGATGATTTTGAAATCACGGTTATGGAAGTGGATACCTTAGTTAATATCGTGAAAGACGTTATTGGTATTGAAGGTGGCGTGCGTATGACTGGTGGTGGTTTTGGTGGTTGTATTGTTGCATTAGTGCCACCTGCATTGGTTGATTCTGTGCGTAGTGCAGTTGAAGAATTGTATGAACCAGCAACGGGCTTAAAAGAATCTATTTATGTGTGCCAAGCTAAAAATGGTGCTGGATTAGTATCAGCTGTATAG